One part of the Archangium lipolyticum genome encodes these proteins:
- a CDS encoding penicillin-binding protein 1A — MSMNSDKTDRSQSKLVLDGVPPKRRWWVRLLKFAAWATLTGATAAAVAVVGVYYHFSQGLPEIPKVDQYWPPIVTEVYTDDAVLAGEFYHQRRKVVPYERIPKRLVQAFIASEDSSFFDHHGVDVLGTARAGSKTIMKKLGLGGSMQGGSTLTQQTAKAVLIGAEGYEKATAKNLTRKIREAILARRLEEALTKEEILYLYLNNVFLGHHSYGVQSAAENYYRKDVRDLTLGEMTLIAGLPQAPSRYSPFLRPEAAKKRRSYVLRRMFDEGMISAEERKQADEEPVRVYPVEDVFHEFAPFFTEQVRRDVVERYTNKVLLNEGLKIFATMDSERQRGAQEAVLDGLMSIDKRQGFRGPVMQLGTEQERKAFIEKSIKVMGDEKLQENKLYVGVVTRVDPDGQGADVQVGPHKGLLPLLGMRWARKVNPEGYYPGLMLTSVKRVLTVGDVLVVRHVVQKELTDDNVQFDRKLDKEIPQGVPLFRLEQEPELQSALVSIDPHRQYLTAMVGGYDFDANEFNRAFQACRQPGSSFKPLVYSAAMEQLGWTGATIIVDSPIVEHDPESGVSWKPDNYSEEFQGDVLLRTALVNSMNIPAVKTFAAVGVKNMAAWSEKLGLTTPMNMDFSAALGSSCVYPYDLANVYATFDRYGRKKPTYFIRKVEDRFGRTLEDHTAYDDAWAPLQDRVAAGYARMFEPGEQVMSPETGFILTSLLRGVVQEGTGGPAQKLGKPAAGKTGTTNDSFDTWFAGYTRDLVTVTWVGYDKNEHPLGRYETGGRASLPIWLSYMKTALAARPQAEFWPPEWLRDDMRLLRIDKKTGKLASSGTKDAVNIWFKKGTQPEDVAPEKGQVGTQEFLMGAP; from the coding sequence ATGAGTATGAATTCCGACAAGACCGATCGCTCCCAGTCGAAGCTGGTGCTCGACGGCGTGCCCCCGAAGCGCCGCTGGTGGGTGCGCCTCTTGAAGTTCGCCGCGTGGGCGACACTGACGGGCGCCACCGCCGCGGCGGTGGCCGTGGTGGGGGTGTACTACCACTTCTCCCAGGGGCTGCCGGAGATCCCCAAGGTGGACCAGTACTGGCCGCCCATCGTCACCGAGGTCTACACCGATGACGCGGTGCTGGCCGGCGAGTTCTACCACCAGCGGCGCAAGGTGGTGCCCTACGAGCGCATCCCCAAGCGGCTGGTGCAGGCCTTCATCGCCAGCGAGGACTCCAGCTTCTTCGACCACCACGGTGTGGACGTGTTGGGCACGGCGCGCGCCGGCTCCAAGACGATCATGAAGAAGCTGGGCCTGGGCGGCAGCATGCAGGGTGGCTCCACGCTGACGCAGCAGACGGCGAAGGCCGTGCTCATCGGCGCCGAGGGCTACGAGAAGGCCACCGCCAAGAACCTCACGCGCAAGATTCGCGAGGCCATCCTCGCCCGGCGCCTGGAGGAGGCGCTGACGAAGGAGGAGATCCTCTACCTCTACCTCAACAACGTCTTCCTCGGGCACCACAGCTACGGCGTGCAGAGCGCGGCGGAGAACTACTACCGCAAGGACGTGCGCGACCTGACGCTGGGGGAGATGACGCTCATCGCGGGCCTGCCCCAGGCGCCCAGCCGCTACTCGCCCTTCCTGCGCCCGGAGGCGGCGAAGAAGCGCCGCTCGTACGTGCTGCGCCGCATGTTCGACGAGGGGATGATCTCCGCGGAGGAGCGCAAGCAGGCCGACGAGGAGCCGGTGCGGGTGTACCCGGTGGAGGACGTCTTCCACGAGTTCGCCCCGTTCTTCACCGAGCAGGTGCGCCGCGACGTGGTGGAGCGCTACACCAACAAGGTGCTGCTCAACGAGGGTCTGAAGATCTTCGCCACCATGGACAGCGAGCGTCAGCGCGGCGCGCAGGAGGCCGTGCTCGACGGGCTGATGTCCATCGACAAGCGGCAGGGCTTCCGCGGGCCGGTGATGCAGCTGGGCACGGAGCAGGAGCGCAAGGCCTTCATCGAGAAGTCCATCAAGGTGATGGGCGACGAGAAGCTCCAGGAGAACAAGCTGTACGTGGGCGTGGTGACGCGGGTGGATCCGGACGGCCAGGGCGCGGATGTGCAGGTGGGTCCGCACAAGGGCCTGCTGCCGCTCTTGGGCATGCGCTGGGCGCGCAAGGTGAACCCCGAGGGCTACTACCCGGGGCTGATGCTCACCTCCGTCAAGCGTGTGCTGACCGTGGGAGACGTGCTCGTGGTGCGCCACGTGGTGCAGAAGGAGCTCACGGACGACAACGTCCAGTTCGACCGCAAGCTGGACAAGGAGATTCCCCAGGGCGTGCCGCTCTTCCGGCTGGAGCAGGAGCCGGAGCTGCAGAGCGCGCTGGTGTCCATCGATCCGCACCGCCAGTACCTCACGGCGATGGTGGGCGGGTACGACTTCGACGCCAACGAGTTCAACCGGGCCTTCCAGGCGTGCCGCCAGCCGGGCAGCTCCTTCAAGCCGCTAGTGTACTCGGCGGCGATGGAGCAGCTGGGGTGGACGGGCGCCACCATCATCGTGGACTCGCCCATCGTCGAGCACGACCCGGAGAGCGGCGTCAGCTGGAAGCCGGACAACTACAGCGAGGAGTTCCAGGGTGACGTGCTGCTGCGCACGGCGCTGGTGAACTCGATGAACATCCCCGCGGTGAAGACGTTCGCGGCGGTGGGCGTGAAGAACATGGCCGCGTGGAGCGAGAAGCTGGGCCTCACCACGCCGATGAACATGGACTTCTCGGCGGCGCTGGGCTCCTCGTGCGTGTACCCGTACGACCTGGCCAACGTGTACGCCACCTTCGACCGCTACGGCCGCAAGAAGCCCACGTACTTCATCCGCAAGGTGGAGGACCGCTTCGGGCGCACGCTGGAGGACCACACGGCGTACGACGACGCCTGGGCGCCGCTGCAGGACCGGGTGGCGGCGGGCTATGCGCGCATGTTCGAGCCGGGCGAGCAGGTGATGAGCCCCGAGACGGGCTTCATCCTCACCTCGCTCTTGCGTGGCGTGGTGCAGGAGGGCACGGGCGGTCCGGCGCAGAAGCTGGGCAAGCCGGCGGCAGGCAAGACGGGAACGACGAACGACTCGTTCGACACGTGGTTCGCCGGCTATACGCGCGACCTGGTGACGGTGACGTGGGTGGGCTACGACAAGAACGAGCACCCGCTGGGCCGCTACGAGACGGGTGGCCGCGCGTCGCTGCCCATCTGGCTGAGCTACATGAAGACGGCGCTGGCGGCCCGGCCCCAGGCCGAGTTCTGGCCGCCCGAGTGGCTGCGCGACGACATGCGGCTGCTGCGCATCGACAAGAAGACGGGGAAGCTCGCCTCGTCGGGGACGAAGGACGCCGTCAACATCTGGTTCAAGAAGGGCACGCAGCCCGAGGACGTGGCCCCGGAGAAGGGCCAGGTGGG
- a CDS encoding RluA family pseudouridine synthase: MIEFRIEEDSAGMRLDKFLRKKLANVPTSHLFKMIRVKKVRVNGKRAQPEQPLAAGDTISIRGTQEQLLAPASPEERKPPPPPPVDPSELVILMEDDWMMAVDKPSGMAVHTGSGITGGTLVDYVRAHLGPKAVRNDFAASPAHRLDRETSGVILVAKRRPAMVHFTELFTNGHPRKRYLTLVKGKMPKDSGVINLPLAEHQQTAESKARRGVNMQEAVTRWKVIKQSGEAALLSCVIETGRTHQIRRHLAAIGHPVAGDKKYGDFAFNREVRARWGLKRLFLHAEFIEFPHPAHGGKVAVEARMPPELKDVLKRAALEPS; this comes from the coding sequence ATGATCGAGTTCCGAATCGAGGAAGACAGCGCGGGCATGCGGTTGGACAAGTTCCTCCGCAAGAAGCTCGCGAACGTGCCCACCTCCCACCTCTTCAAGATGATTCGCGTGAAGAAGGTGCGGGTGAACGGGAAGCGGGCCCAACCCGAGCAGCCCCTGGCGGCCGGGGACACCATTTCCATCCGGGGGACGCAGGAGCAACTGCTCGCTCCCGCCAGCCCCGAGGAGCGTAAACCCCCACCCCCTCCCCCCGTGGACCCCAGCGAGCTGGTCATCCTCATGGAGGACGACTGGATGATGGCGGTGGACAAGCCGAGTGGGATGGCCGTCCACACCGGGAGTGGAATCACCGGGGGGACGCTGGTGGACTACGTCCGGGCGCACCTGGGGCCCAAGGCGGTGAGAAACGACTTCGCGGCGAGCCCCGCCCACCGGCTCGACCGGGAGACGAGCGGGGTCATCCTGGTGGCCAAGCGCCGGCCGGCGATGGTCCACTTCACGGAACTCTTCACCAACGGACACCCCCGCAAGAGGTATCTGACACTGGTCAAAGGGAAGATGCCGAAGGATTCAGGCGTCATTAACCTCCCGCTCGCCGAGCACCAGCAGACGGCCGAGTCCAAGGCCCGTCGCGGGGTGAACATGCAGGAGGCCGTGACGCGATGGAAGGTCATCAAGCAGTCGGGCGAGGCAGCCCTCCTCTCCTGCGTCATCGAGACCGGACGCACGCATCAGATAAGAAGGCATCTGGCCGCCATCGGACATCCGGTGGCGGGGGACAAGAAGTACGGTGACTTCGCCTTCAATCGGGAAGTCCGGGCCCGGTGGGGCCTGAAACGTCTGTTCCTGCACGCCGAGTTCATTGAATTTCCCCACCCGGCTCATGGGGGCAAGGTGGCGGTGGAGGCGCGAATGCCCCCGGAGTTGAAGGACGTGTTGAAGCGAGCCGCGCTGGAACCCTCATGA